The DNA sequence CACTATTTCAACCTTGTGAAACCTGTCAAATTTATCCTTGCCTAAATACAAATCAGCAGTGATAATTCTACACCTTTTAACCAAACCATGGGTAACAGCATATAAGCAGCTTTTTTAATCTAGTCTGCTaacagcagagagctgccaccAACTGCTTCCTACAGCATGGAAAACAAACCAGCCTGAATAACAGTAGTAAGAAGCAACAAATGGCTGCTGATAGCTGGATACCGTCAGGTCATAACTGCACAGCTTACAAGTATGCTAACAcaaggacaaaaagaaaaatagtaagAGAAAAACTTTGGTAAAAGTGAGAGGGAGAACACACATGTCAAACAGATTAAACTTCTTCAATGTATTCCAGAAGTAAGGCCTATTACATACAAGACACTTGTGACactcttttaaaaacaaaagttttTGTAGCAGGTCTTAAATATTAGTCAAGTTAGATTCATCTGCCAAACTAAAAAAGGTAATGTTTTGTGGACAAGGTCTACCAATTTTATGTATATCTAGTAAAGAACCTAAACTGAGAGCAGCTTACTGTAgtaaaaatgggaagaaaacatCGTAGTTAAAAATGACTTATCACCGCTACACACCGCAAATAACATAACTGATGCTTTTAAGACTTACATTTCTACTTCTCCTCTGAAAAACTTGTCAAACTTAAAGGGTTTTCTTTGGGTTTAAAACTTTGCTGCATAGCAGTTTaacaaaagcaagcaaaaaataaatcccTATTTATCACTCATTCACAATATTCAAGAGCTTTGCCCTGTACTTGAAGTCAAACAGGCTTTACTTTGGTGATAGTGTAACAGAATCTTTGCAGACATTTTTAAGTTAGAGAGCATGTGATAACTTCAAAATTAAGGACAAAACCAAATGTACCTTCTTGATTATGATTAAGGAAAGCAACCAAAAACCTGACATAGCACTCTGCTACTCTCTCATgtaccattttctttttctcagttttaaTTAGGTTAATGAAGTTAAAGAATACAGAGAGCCTGCTGTTGAGAGCATACTCATAACTGTATAGACGCTGCTATAAACACATCACTTTGGTCACTGTCAGTAATGCCACCATGATAACTTTATTACACTCTCAAATTAATCATATCCTCATCCTTAAGGAGGCACAATTTAGCCATGTGCATTCAAATATGCATATAAACATCCAAAAGGGTTACCATAACAGTTTTTAGTAAAAAACCTAATGTACATGTTTTGCCCTAGCACAGCTATATTCTCCTTAAAAAGTACTGTATGTATCAAACATTTAAGGTTTATCCCATCACTGCCAATTGTCTTTGAAGAGCTGTCAAATACCTCCAACTTTAATGAATGTCAgtacagtctcaagaaaaagcTCTCAGCTTTTTAAATGAAGAAGCTTACTACATTCTGACATGAAGACAACATGCCATTAACAAGTAACCCTTGTGTTAACTGCATTCTCTCAGGAATTACATAAGTTCCAAACCCCATGTGAGAATTCATACCCTGCATCAAACACAAGACTCGCTACTCAGGTAAACAGAGAGCATTTGGAAAGGTCTGTCAACATCGATACTTTTAACAGCTCCTTAAAGAGGTAACGGTGCAGATTACATACAAGCTCTTTGCCTCAGCGTAACACacatttgaaattaaaacaaaacatggAAGACCAATATCTTTACATTTTATtcttcagaaaaagaagaatcTTAAAGAAAGCATTTAGTAGTCCACTTGTGCTTAAAATATTCAATGCATGAgaaagccaaaagaaaaaaaatacacatttttgtACACCATGATCAAAAAGATAACATTATAAATTTTCAGAAATTGCACTGTATTTAGAACGCTCTCTAGGATCTGCTCCACTTCTACGTATGGCTACTGAGGCTGCCTGACAGTTCCTTTTCCACTTTAATTGCCAACCTGTGGAGGCCCTTCAGGGATCAGTGATGTGAAGAAGGTTGTGATAAAGGACCAAGCAGAAGCCATGaatccaggctgctgctctgtatTGCCATCTTCACCTGCATCGTCTCCGTTGTCTTCATCAATCCCATCATCCATAAGTCGCtcctttaaaaacagaaattgAAGCAATTCAACTGCTTCTTTTCAGAATTCTGACACAAGGTAACCAGCAGTATCTTCCTACATTAAGTGACTTCACTCAGAACAACTTCCTGAAGTAACTAGCATGAAGAAAGTCTGTGATTGCAGTAGAGACAATCAGTAATGGTCAGACTGGAGAAATAAAGAATTTAAGCAGCAGGCACAACCTGAGGACAATGCTGAAAGCCTTCTGGTTAAACCAACTCCATTCCACAAAAGATGGCTTTCTGTCCAGGCACCACAGCATACTTCACAATATAATACATAGGAGTCTCAAAAGACATGTCTGCCCTTACTCACCATCTCTTCAAGATCAGGATTATTTGCATGTTGCCCATCACGGTTCACTTCTGCATTATTGGCTGCCTGTTGTTGGCCTCCCTCTTGCCTAAAGGGAAACCATCCAGCTTGGTGTCTATGTAAGAAAGCGGAACAGTTGAAAACCTCTCTTTTGAAAGGAACAAAGATTTTTCTTCTACAGCTAACTACTGCAGCAAATTCTGTAAGTATTTTCAAATTAATGAGGTTACatctatttttctgtatttcatcCTTCTAGACTGAATCGCTATTCTTCAATGTCTGCATTAAGGTCTTGCTGTTCACAGCCCTCAGTTCCAGAAAACAAATAATGTACCACAATTGGGTGATTAAATATGTAGAATACGGGTGTCCGCCCCCTTTTTAAGTACTGGAGTTAAGTAAATTTTCAAAGTCATCCTTAATTTTCTTAGTTTAAATTCAATTTGCTGTGGAAAAAAGCAATTTCAATTTCAGCTAATGCCTGAATCACATCACCACTGTAAATAAAACAAGCCTCTCCTACGTTTCCAAGCATCTATATTCTGATTTCAATTACCTTACCGGTATGAAAGAACAGTTAGGACTGAGACTACAATGTAAGGAAACTCTCAGTGAATGACATCAGTCCAAAATACCAAGCATTACTTCTGTTTTCCACTTCTATTTACATCATTAAGGTACCTTCATATGCAAAAGGAAGCGATGACAACAGCACTGCTATTTCTCAACTAAACACAGAACGTGCTTAGGTCTTTATGACATGTAGTTAAAAAATTTTTACATTTCTGTAATTCTACCAGATCTGGTACCCCACTATTACAGTACCACTGCCTTAACTCTGCCTAAGAAAACTTACTGCACACACTCTATAcattattttagaaatatataTGAGCTTTGCTCTGCAATTGATATCCAAGCAATAAGTTTAAGTTTATGCAAGTATATGCTTGACCTATGAGCTTCCACCCCTCACACCCCTGCTTTCTAAATTTTCATTCCAAAATGCTACATTTCAACAATACTGATCAGTTATTATCACCAATATGTAAGAACATTGTTTCAGGTGCAGGAGGTATCCAACTCAGTGTAAAAACGTTTTGAGAATTACTTTCTTCACATCCGTTTCTCTACTTGTTcaaattcatttttttaacaGACATATCCTACTGTAAAGTAGCAGTGTGTAAATTTTTGCACATggataactttttattttaaatggaataAACATTAGCACCATACTCCACATCTCAGATCTGCAGCTATACTCAACTGTTGTACTCACAAATAAACCAGCAGCATGGCTCCCATTACCATGACAAACCGACTGAAAGAAGAATAGAAGTATACAATGCTCAGAAGAATTGCTGCTCTAGAGAACGTGTACATCCAGTCCAGCCAGTCCCGGTTGAAGTCCTCTTCATTCACTACTGGGCCACCCTGTGCATTCATCTGAACATTTTGGTTTACAGGCCTGTTTTCCTGGACAGCTACATTTGGCACTGCTGCAGGCTCATTTGCAGGAGCGTGGTCTGAATTTACAGCCTGGGCAACTGCAGATCTCGCTGGCTCAGTGCCGGAAGTCACTTGGGCTGAAACAGCAGCTTGGCTAAAAATTTAAACATAAACCTGGTTTGTCAAAAAACATGTACCATAATTACTAAGCCTGTCTTCTTTGCTACAATACCAGATGTAATACATGTCAAAACAAACTGCATTTTCCTGTAGAGTATTATTTACTAAGACATTAATTTAATTCTAGTCCAAGACTAGATTTCATAATTTGCTGGACAAAACTAAGTCCAGTATCAAAGAGAGTATAAAACAGAGCTAGACAAAATAAACACTGACAttttaaagcacatttttaaaaagtacttaTTATATTCTTTTCACCAGTGGAGCTCAGTACTAAGATAATGCAGACTTACTATTGCATGTAGTACTGACGTACATACATCTGTTGCCACCATATCATCTGTAAGGGACTGAATGCAGGATACACAGAAAATCCAGCAGGAGCACCTTGGCCTGGAAACTGGTTGCCTATGTTGCTAGAAAACgatttaaaggaaaatattcagcTCTGAATTGTGACATTTAAAAAGCGTGCTAGtattaaaaaacaattaaagTAGCATTTCTCGTCTCATTTGTTCCCCTAAAATAACACACTGAAATAACATAGTGAGATCATCCAACCAATTCCAAAAAAGCActatattttcataaaataaatgaataagCGAAGTTATTTCCATAGAaagaatatttgcttttttactTAGTATGTCACTAGCTGCATCTCTAGGACAAAACAATGCTGGACATTTTTCAAGACTGTGCTAATTGCAGAAATTCTTTCATACCATTCCTTTCAAATTCAGAGGTCATCCTTAAAGGTCTACAGGAGATCTAAAGGGAAAACTTACTATCTTCTACAGCTTTCTTTTAGAAGCAATACCTGAAATATCACTGTGATCAGAGACCTGAAGAAATAACATAAGCAAAGCAACAAACTAATCTTTCAGATACAGCTTCTGAAGATTGCAACTAAGAACATTGTAAAGGATTTACTTCCCCCCCTTCAATATTTTAAGCATATCTGATTCTGATTCACATGCAAGAGAGATAAAACTCCTGTACATAAGTTTTATGTTTGGATTTGTCTGCTATTAGACTTCTTATCCTCTCTTACCTCCTAGAGCATATAGCATGTTTTGGCAAGATTTCCAACTCTTTCCCAAAAGATTTTGATGTAGTAAACCAGGACATCTTTCAGGACAGCATGAGAGTATAAAGCATGAAGAAAAGTTTATTCAGACTGCAGGTAGCAAAAGCTGAGACTGCTGTAATTGTACTGCAGACTACACCTGTTCCCTAAGTAAGGCACTCCCTGCAAAGATATCACCAAGAGATTTCATTAGTCTACCAGGCATTCAGATATTCACGACATGCCCAGAAAGAAAGATGGGAGGAAGACAATAAAATCTTTTTTCCATGTCACACATGAATAAGTATTGCACTGTAATTCTGGACAAGAACCTGCCATGCAACTCCATGACCTCTGCTAAAACTGTTGTATTTGCATTTAGCCATAACCTGTTCTGGCAACAGtttagggggggaaaaaaagaagcaaaagtaCTTTCCTGATACCAAACACAAACTGAGACAGTCGCAGGCATTATTCAAGGTTTATTTCAAATATTGAAAGAATTAACTAGTAGCCCAGCtgataatatttatttatgcatAATTAATGTGTTGGAACAGCAAGGCCATGGAGCTACTGTTGAAAAACATTAATCATGATTTACAGTTGCAAGCTAAAAGAATGTGTTTTTCTATCTCTGGAACTGGCATACACTTGGAGATATAAGACTCCTCCACAATTCCCAAAGCATTTGACGTCAAAATGTAAAGATGATTCAAATAATCTACATGAGTGTCATTAAATACTGTGCTGAGAGAAATCACTGAACGGTGTCTCAATTTCAAGCAGGTACAGCATCAGATGGGGTTTTGAACAGGCAGGACCACTCACTTCCACCTCAGTCAGCTAAAAGCAGCACTACTCAACTTGCCTGGGTGAGTTCTGAAGGAATTTGCCACTTCCTTTTCTCACATACAGATTTTAGGGTTCTTCCTTGTAACTGCTATGTTGACCTCAAAAAAAGTTGAGAGGCCTTAGGCTAACAGCTTGCTCTCACAGATACATCTTTTAGAAATATTACTGGATTTGAGCCTTGCCTTTCTTTCAAACTCTTTTGAAAGCTGCTTTCTTGATGCCTTAAAGCTTAATAGTAGATTAAGAAGCCAGTCAAGAAAAACCACAGAAGTTCAGTTATGTCATGCTCTTTTCTTTCACATGATTTCTTTCACATTCAAATATTGTGGTggtttctaatttttttttttccaatagcTTTTCTAGAAGACGTGACTTTTTGAGAAGAAAGACTTAATTTTTCAAGACTTGGCTCCATTAATTGAGCAAAAGTAGACTGGCTTACAACTGCCTTCTGGCTTAGAATGCTAACTAGTATAGCAGTATTTTCTTCACTCATCAAAAATCAAATGGAGGCAGATGTTGTCAATTATACAGCTATTACAGCTGCCACGATATTAAGTTAGATTATGAAATTCAGAAACAACTCTTTACACTGTAACAATGTACTTCAGTGAGAAGAACCTCCAAAAAGGGAGAGGATCTCCTCAGCAAAGCAAGGCAGCTTGCTGTTCAAGGAAAAAGTAAAGTAGCACAGTACTTTCTCCTCATCTTTTTCCAAAAGGGGGAGAAAGAGGTAGGAAGCAGAGTATATCAAAAGAATGGCAGCAACAGTGTAAGAACAGAGAAGCAAACAGGATCTGTACAGGCATTCCAAGACTGGAGAACAAAGCAGAGCAGACAACAGAAGAACAGTTGGATAAGCCAGAAAACAGTTGAAATGGTAGAGGTAGCTTcagaatattctgaaaagacacAAAGTGCTTCTCATGATGGCTAAAAAGCACAAAACTACTTATTTTGGTCTGTGGAAGACACCCAAAGCAGCACTGAATTTGAAAGCAAGGTTATCACACAGATACTGCTCACCACTAGTGAAAAAAACAAGAATTTTTATTCAGACTTAAAAGCCTGGGATATCAACTTCAGGTGGTATTTCAGTATCCTCTGCTATGATACCTGCTACTCAGAAGAAAATACGGGGCAAAGGTGACTGATGCAGCAATGTATTTATGTGCCAGGATATACTGCATGCTGTCAGCATGTCAttttgttgtttgctttcaaGCATTACTGTGTGCACAATACAAAAGCATTTCACTAGATGGGCCACCCACATTTGACAAATGATTCCACTGCCTTGATGTCTCTTGTCTGTTTACTGTTTCCAAGTGCTCTCCAGTCTGAAATGTGAGCCCTGTCAGGGCTGAGCCCATAGTGTTCTGTTGGTACCTGTGCAGCACAACCTGATCCCCAACAAAGTCCACAGGAGCAGACAATGCTGTGCTTGCTCCCCACAACTAAAGAATCACTTGGTACATACATGAACTACTTCCCCAGTCCCACCTCAAGTTTGGATTTCTAAAAAACAGCGTTTGCAGAAGCTTAAAAGCAACAGAAGGTTTTAAATGTTTTCCCTGTAATACTTCAACAATCTGAACTAAATGCTGTTTTCCCAAAGTATGTTCAACTCTCACACTGCAGCTCTAAGCCAGGAACTGAAAAAACATCAAAACCGTAATTTAATCATCTGACATCCACACTACTTATTTGTGCAAGTCAATCAAGCATTGCAAAATACCCAAGGAAACTGCCCTTACATAAATTTTCAAACCCCTGGAGATCTTTCCCTATCAGTAGGGCCTATATTTCATCATGCAGCTAGAATAAAAATTGTTTAgtcatgaaaataaaagaaaaatcaacaaagTAACACCAGTTTCAGCTATGAATCTTCATTTTTCTAGCAAGTCTTGATCTGCACATAAATTACATTAAAGCTAGATCCCCATTGCCTTAAATGATGTTTAACTGACAGCTAAAAAAACAGAGGGAATTTCTTACTGCTGGAATATGCAGCAGAGcctaaaagcaaaagcagatgCATCTGAAAAGACTACTGAAGCATTAAAAAGGGTTCTTAAAGGAGCAAGCAGAATCCAGCAGGCACTGGGCACAGATTATTTCAAGTTGAGCAGAGCCAATACCCAACCGTCTACAAAGATCTACTTCAAGTTCTGACAGCATTCCAtcaaaatgctttcaaaaaaaGGCCTAGGATTATTGAGGTTTATtttggcatttctgttcagatTAGGAATGCACTCCTGGAAACCTCCAGTCACTTGCTCTTACTACAGTTCCGTTTGCAACACAGAATGATCTTGGAACACCATCTGGATTCCTTCTGGATTACACAAAATTGAAATATGTGATTTGGGTGCACTGCCAATGCACCACAAACACAAACAAGACCCTATTCCAGCTAACTAAGCTAGAAATAGTCCAACTAGGACTGAAACCCCTGAAATATGTACAGTCATGTCAAGTTCTCAGCACTTCTTTCAGTCTACAAAAAGTCTATTCCTCTCAATCCACATTATATGCTAGACATAGCAAGTCACAGTCTTCGTATTTTTAATGTAAGTTATTCCTTCTTTCCAAGACTGCAATGTCTCCCAAACTGACACAAGTTAATTCAGCCCAAAGACTAAGTAATGGTTCTGCTGTCTTTTTGAAGTCCACAGCCTATTCAGTCTACCACACTTTACAAAAACTCAATCAGAATATGTCTATGTGAAAAGCTAATTAGAAAAATGTTAAAACTTCTTACAGATTAGTCATTCACACAACACATAATAAATTGCTTCTGGAATTAATTCATTACACCAACAGCAGTCTTGACAGTCAACCTGGTGTCACCTAGCTTTGTCAGAAGGGCAAGTATGACCACGTCATACCGAAGGTGCATTCAGTCAGAATAACATAAGCCTCCGCCCATTCTTGCCAGCAGATAGTACATTTcagataattaaaaattaacaaacTCAAGATGAAAACTTGCATGAAAACTAGCAAGAAGAGGAAAGTCTAAGTTAACTCTAATGAGAGCATGTAAATTAAACTGAAACTGCTATGTTTTAACAGCTCTTGGCATCTGTTTTCTTCCCAGCAACAGAAGCAATGTTACTGTTAGCACACTCAtgttttaggggtttttgttTCAACATTCTCCGAAGTAGGTTTCTAGAATCTATACAGCACTGGGAGAACACCTTGTCAGAAAGGAAACTTGAAAGTGCTCCCTGAAGAAATGACAGGTATCATCTCAGAACACACCATCCTCCTGTTTTCCCCTTGGAAAAAGCTACTACTACTGCTGCTGTTAACAAAAACACGTTTAAGCAGCTGCTAAGGTCACATGGGTTAAAATTCCTAAAGCTGCTTTTTAAGCATAAACGACAGAATTTTAATAGTTATCTAGATTTGGTTACCTTTCACTGGTATGTATGAAAATCCTTAAACATTCTGTTGTAGATACACAAGTACTCAAAACACCTGCATATCATTTCTACAGTTGAATCAAATATGGAGAAATTAAGAATTACATCTCTTATGTGTTAAAAAAAACTAGAAACCATCATATTCTTCTAAGAATTTAGTGCTGATTGCTAAAATAAAGGACAGAAAAGACAACCAGAAGAAATAATTCTATCAGTTACATTACTAACTATATCCACAAGACATACTAAACCTTCACTTGTCCAAGAAAATTGAGGGCAGGAGgcataaagaaaatattaaaaaatcagcCTAAAGGAGAGCACTAAGAGCACATCCCCTTTGACTGACTCCTGGCTAAAAACACTAATTTTCATATGAAAACTTTTCTAATGCAACTTATGCTTCAAGGTGAACTAGGCAAATGGTTTTCCAGACTGTGAAAGAAACTTAATTGCAACTGAACATTTAAAGCACTGTAAAGAGTATCAAAGAGTGAGGATTGCTTCAGTCTCACTTACCCTTGCATTAAATAAGGGAACTGGTGGCTTGGCATGGGATTGCTGTGTGCTTGTGGAAGATTACGATGCCTCACTCCATCTGCACTAGTGTTCAAAGACGTAGAAGCTTCTTGGTTTGTGGGTGAGGCAGCAGCTGATCCAGAACGGTCtaaattcttaaaaataaataaaatcaaggTTGTGGATCTTTGGCACAGTTATAAAATTTACTACTGTGTCTTAAAAAACTACTTTCTTTAATGTTTTGTCACAAGTTTTAATAAGAATGTAAACACTGGGTAAGTCTTCTGTGGTTTTATTGGTTCTGGCAAGCCTTAGTaaaaacagaaattcaaaatTGCACTCAGGtgcaagaggggaaaaaaaaacttttcagAAAGACTCAACACTTGATAGTTTCCAGAGAAAACCACAAGTCATTGGGAATCATAGTTTCAAAAAGCTGAAGCAAACTAAAAGTTAATTGAAAGAATATTTAGCAGGAACAAGAATTCTAGTGGCTATTGTTAACAGAAGTTAGGATATGACTGACTTCAGAGACAGTGGCTTAAAACACCATTCCTCCATCCTTATCTATAGTTACCCCTTCTACTCTTCACCCTCTTCACTGTGCCAGCTGCCAAATGCAAATTGCTGCGCTCACTGCTGGAAGGAGGCTATCACTGAGAATAGGGAAACATCTAGGAACTATTCAGGCTCCAAGGAACACACCTGCAACCAATGTCAGACCTCTGATACCTGGCTTCTAAACTGTCACCATAACAAGATTACAATGGGCCATTGAGATGCATTATTTCAGTTGTaataaatccccaaatcctGTTGCTAAGAATTACTGTAGTATTTACTTAGTAAAAAATCCTCTTTAACTTTGACAACTCAGGAAGTGAGGAGGTGCAATTACTTAAGACATCTATACCACAAAGAACACAAGAAAAATTTACCACTAGACAGTGGAGGTGGggaggaataaaaataaaaaacaaatagaaGGACAAAGGCTATTCAAACTTTGGGTTTAGGCTGTTTCCTCCAAAGTATTATGAACTTAGCACTTTGCAAACTGCCTGCTTTAGGCAGTCATTAGTACAGTCATTCAAATACTACACTGACAACTGATGTACACAGCAATAAAACACTTGCCAAGCAGGCCGACTTTAAACAGAACTATAAATACAGCCTTTGAAAAGATGTAGCCACAGTCCCCTCTCTACCATTGCTTAAACTGCTCGTGTTTCTGACTGTCACACAGCAGCCTGACACAAGCCCTACCAACAGCAGAATGAAGACAGCTTCAAAGGGCATTTCCCATACGCTGACAATCCACACACCTCAGATGAAACATACCTACACTGGTATTGTACATATCCCTTTCTGACTAACCTTCAAGGGCTGGTTAGTGATACTGCCAATTCTGGAAAATAAAGTTCAACACTGCTTTTAAAACACAATACAACCAAAGACCATCATTTTTGGAGGGTGTGAAGAGGGGAAGGCTCAAAACACCATAAACAAGCATGCTCTGTAAACAATTTAACTAATAAAAGTGTTAAGAACACTTCCTACTGTTGTCTGCCTTACGGATGCTACAACTAGCTCCAAGTTCATCCATAAACACTGGCCAATTCCtgtcaaacagaaaaaaacctggCCATGTTCCTCCTTTATCTCATGAAAATGGCAATATTTTGACTGTCTCTCTTAAATTTTCACAAAGTAAATCTCAACTAGTTGTTCTAAAATTCTGAATACATTCCGCAAATTCTGCCGAAGATACAGGgacatgaagagaaaggaaagtgtACTTTTCAATACagtgttaaaaagaaaaggtagCTTGAAAAAAGTAGTGCTTTATCATCTAATAAACATAAATATTGCAATTTGAAAAAAGgtcatcttttaaaataaaatccttaAATAATCAAGTCTAATTGTACAAATTCGTATGGCATGCTCTACTTTCCACACACCATTTTACAGACATACATAAAAAGTTAAAAGATAAATTAACTGCAAGTTTCCTCAGAGTAGAAGGAATTCATGTCCTGTGTATGAAAAAACTCACTGAGCTACTGCTGGAGGTTGACGCTCCGTGACCTTCTCTACTGGTGCTGGGTTTTGGAGAACTTGGGGGTGTCCGAGACGTACATACCAGGTGAACCATATGATATTCATCTTgctaaaaattaaagaaatcaaAGAGCTAAAGCAACAACATTGGAGAAACttacaagtaaaaaaaaaaaggcttcaaAAATTCACAGTTCTAAGCACTATAGAAACAGTATACAAAAGAGACCATAAAGCAACACTTGAGTCCAGAACAAGAGAATCCTATTGTTTCACACAAATGTCTTCTTAGAAGCTGTCCACAATAACATATGGAACATGGACTTTATCCCAGTTTTCCCTAAAGCTGTAGTATAGCAGAACCAATGGAAAAACCCCCAGGAAAAGCATGAGGAACTGTATCACAAGCTTCAACtattattttggaaaaatctCACAACTTTTACAGGGCTCAGTTTACCTAAAGTTAGGAATGCTTACATTTGCACTGAAGTCTATGAAGAGTGTTATTGAATAGAGACATCAGGGTACATGAAAATATAGGCAATGGAATTCCACAAGCAGACCAAGACAAGAACAATGTACCAGCCATTGCATTCACCACTGCATGTTAGGCTTGAACTAAGCTTGGCTTAAGCCTGACATGCAACTGAAGGGCCCCTGCAGATATTCCATACTCATGGAATGCTATTCAAAGTGCTAGGTAGGGCTTGAGTATTCCCTAATATTTGAAAATGAGGAAGCAAAGGTATGCCACCACTTGAAGCTATGTAGCAAGGCCATGCCAATTCTGCTGGGACATGCTCACCCCAAATCTGAAGGCCATAACTTCAATCTGAAGCCATTTCACTGTACCAATAAAACACTCCCTTACATGGCCATAGCAACACAACAGCTATGCCTGCATATCTAAATTGCACACT is a window from the Passer domesticus isolate bPasDom1 chromosome 1, bPasDom1.hap1, whole genome shotgun sequence genome containing:
- the HERPUD2 gene encoding homocysteine-responsive endoplasmic reticulum-resident ubiquitin-like domain member 2 protein isoform X3, yielding MDQSVVEHPVTLIIKAPNQKYTDQTISCFLEWTVGKLKCHLSKVYPSKPQDEYHMVHLVCTSRTPPSSPKPSTSREGHGASTSSSSSNLDRSGSAAASPTNQEASTSLNTSADGVRHRNLPQAHSNPMPSHQFPYLMQGNIGNQFPGQGAPAGFSVYPAFSPLQMIWWQQMYVRQYYMQYQAAVSAQVTSGTEPARSAVAQAVNSDHAPANEPAAVPNVAVQENRPVNQNVQMNAQGGPVVNEEDFNRDWLDWMYTFSRAAILLSIVYFYSSFSRFVMVMGAMLLVYLHQAGWFPFRQEGGQQQAANNAEVNRDGQHANNPDLEEMERLMDDGIDEDNGDDAGEDGNTEQQPGFMASAWSFITTFFTSLIPEGPPQVGN
- the HERPUD2 gene encoding homocysteine-responsive endoplasmic reticulum-resident ubiquitin-like domain member 2 protein isoform X2 yields the protein MDQSVVEHPVTLIIKAPNQKYTDQTISCFLEWTVGKLKCHLSKVYPSKPSTKDQRLVYSGRLLPDHLQLKDVLRKQDEYHMVHLVCTSRTPPSSPKPSTSREGHGASTSSSSSNLDRSGSAAASPTNQEASTSLNTSADGVRHRNLPQAHSNPMPSHQFPYLMQGNIGNQFPGQGAPAGFSVYPAFSPLQMIWWQQMYVRQYYMQYQAAVSAQVTSGTEPARSAVAQAVNSDHAPANEPAAVPNVAVQENRPVNQNVQMNAQGGPVVNEEDFNRDWLDWMYTFSRAAILLSIVYFYSSFSRFVMVMGAMLLVYLQEGGQQQAANNAEVNRDGQHANNPDLEEMERLMDDGIDEDNGDDAGEDGNTEQQPGFMASAWSFITTFFTSLIPEGPPQVGN
- the HERPUD2 gene encoding homocysteine-responsive endoplasmic reticulum-resident ubiquitin-like domain member 2 protein isoform X1 codes for the protein MDQSVVEHPVTLIIKAPNQKYTDQTISCFLEWTVGKLKCHLSKVYPSKPSTKDQRLVYSGRLLPDHLQLKDVLRKQDEYHMVHLVCTSRTPPSSPKPSTSREGHGASTSSSSSNLDRSGSAAASPTNQEASTSLNTSADGVRHRNLPQAHSNPMPSHQFPYLMQGNIGNQFPGQGAPAGFSVYPAFSPLQMIWWQQMYVRQYYMQYQAAVSAQVTSGTEPARSAVAQAVNSDHAPANEPAAVPNVAVQENRPVNQNVQMNAQGGPVVNEEDFNRDWLDWMYTFSRAAILLSIVYFYSSFSRFVMVMGAMLLVYLHQAGWFPFRQEGGQQQAANNAEVNRDGQHANNPDLEEMERLMDDGIDEDNGDDAGEDGNTEQQPGFMASAWSFITTFFTSLIPEGPPQVGN